One Buteo buteo chromosome 31, bButBut1.hap1.1, whole genome shotgun sequence genomic region harbors:
- the LOC142025975 gene encoding olfactory receptor 14A16-like has product MSNGSSITYFFLLIFADTWELQLLPFWLFLGIYLASILGNGLIITAIACDHHLHTPMYFFLLNLSLLDLGSISTTVPKSIANSLWDTRAISYPACATQAFLLDFLLSSECFLLTVMAYDRYVAICKPLHYGTLLGSRACVHMAAAAWGCGFLNAVLHTASTFSLPLCQGNAVDQFFCEIPQILKLACSDAYLREVGVLVVSACLVFGCFVSILLSYVQIFRAVLRVPSEQGRHKAFSTCLPHLAVVSLFISTGSFAYLKPPSISSPSLDLLVAVLYSMVPPAVNPLIYSMRNHEIKDALRKLMTGCFSEGKNCLLSSA; this is encoded by the coding sequence atgtccAACGGCAGCTCCATCAcctatttctttctcctgataTTTGCAGACAcatgggagctgcagctcttgcccttctggctcttcctgggcatctacctggcttCCATCCTGGGAAACGGCCTCATCATCACTGCCATAGCCTGCGACCACCACCTCCACacacccatgtacttcttcctcctcaacctctccctccttgaccttggctccatctccaccactgtccccaaatccaTTGCCAATTCCCTCTGGGACACCAGGGCCATCTCCTACCCAGCATGTGCTACCCAGGCATTTCTGTTAGACTTTTTGCTGTCATCAGAGTGTTTCCTTCTCACTGTCATGGCCTATgaccgctacgttgccatctgcaaacccctgcactacgggaccctcctgggcagcagagcttgtgtccacatggcagcagctgcctggggctgtgggttcctcaatgctgtgctgcacactgccagtacattttcactacccctctgccaaggcaatgctgtggaccagttcttctgtgaaatcccccagatcctcaagctcGCCTGCTCAGATGcctacctcagggaagttgggGTACTTGTGGTTAGTGCCTGTTTAGtctttgggtgttttgtttccattttgctgtcctatgtgcagatcttcagggcaGTGCTGAGGGTTCCCTCCGAGCAGGGCaggcacaaagccttttccacgtgcctccctcacctggctGTGGTCTCCTTGTTTATAAGCACTGGCAGTTTTGcctacctgaagcccccctccatctcctccccatccctggacctgctggtggcAGTTCTGTACTCGATGGTGCCTCCAGCCGTGAACcccctcatctacagcatgagaAACCATGAGATCAAGGATGCCCTGAGAAAACTAATGACTGGatgcttttcagaaggaaaaaactgcCTCTTGTCTTCTGCATAG